AAAACAAAAGATGCCAGACAGATTTAGAAATTCAAACAATTTCTCTATTGAATGTTAGCTTTAAAAAAGTTCTTAATGGATAGGCTTGACAAGATAGTAAATCCTGTTATAGCTCCCACTAAAATGCTTTTGTGAAGGGAAGATATATCATGGAAGGTCTAGTCATTCTTCATGAGACTCTGAACTCAATCCATGTCAAAAAACAAAGTGTTATgcttttcaaagtggattttgaaaaagtaTATGACAAAATTAAATGGCCTTTTGTTTATAAGATATtgaaatcaaaaaaattcctaaaTAAATGGTATGACTAGGTTATGCACACAATGATAGTGGGACATGTTGGTGTTAGTGTTAATGATCAACTTGGTATTTCCTTTAAAACTCATAAATGATTAAGGCAAGGAGATTCTTTGTCTCCACTGCTCTTTGATTTGGCAGCTGATGCCTTAGCTATTATTCTGGATAGTGGTAAGGCAGAGGGATTTATTAAAGGTGTTCTATCTGATAATGTTTATAAAGGAATCAACATGTTACAATACGTGGATGACACTATCTTCCTCTTACAAGATGATGAAGATAGTGCTCGGAATTTCAAGTTCATTCTCACTGCTTTGAACAGATGTTTGGGCTAACTATACATTTTCATAGAAGTGAAATATGCCTATTTGGAGAGGCATCTAATAAATCTACTTTACATCAGGAATTTTTTACTTTTGGGTTGGGTGCTATCTCTCTGAAATATCTGGGACTCCCAGTTTCAGATATCAGATTGAAAAATAGCTTTTGGAAAATGATGACTGAGAAGATTGAATAAACATGTGCGTGTTGGCAAGGGAGGGTGTTGAATATAGCTGGAAGAGTAACTCTTGTCCAGTCCTGTCGTACTAATATGCCCATTTATATGATGTCCTTTTACCCCCTACATGTGGGGGTGAGGAAGAAAGTTGATTTCTATAGGGCTAGATTGGTGGCAGGTTGATGAAGACAAGAAGAAATACCATCTAGTGAACTGGAAAATATGCTGCAGACCTGTTTAATAAAGCCTTGCTGGCTAAGTGGTTGTGGAAATTGGAAAGTGGCACTAGATTATGGCAAGAGATTTTCCTTACCAAGTATGTCAAAGGAAAATGCTTATTCGGCattaaaaggaaaaaaaggggaTTCTCATTTTTGGTCTAGTCTCTTGAAAATCAAAGATTTATTTTATCAGCATGTTAAAAAAATAGGGGATGGTAAAAACACTAGATTTTGGGAGGACTGTTGGGTAGATGATAAACCTCTCAAAGAAGCATATTCCAAGTTTATACTACATCAATAATGATCTTAACATCTCTGTATTTGAAGCCATCAATAAAGGCTGGAGGCAATTTTCCTTTCGCGGGACTATGTATGGAGAGACTAAGGATTTGTGGGAATCTTTGAAAAGTAGATGTGAGGAAGTTAGAATGTATGGGGGAAAAGATATCCCTATGTGGAGGCTTTCCCCTGATAAACAATTTTCGGTGAAATCTTTATATCTTCACCCGGTGAAAAGTGAAAGCGGCTTCCCATAGAAATTTATGTGGAAAGTGAAGGTCCCAGCTAAAATCAAATTCTTTCTTTGGTTGGTAAATAGGAAAAGTATCCTTACTAGAGATAACCTTTTGAGAAGAGGGTGGAAAGGTAACAAAAATTGTGTTTTTTGTGGTCTAGATGAAAGTATTGATCATTTATTTTTCTCTTGTTCTGTTGCTAGACTGATCTGGAATTTACTCAGATGTGCTTTTCATCTACAATGTGTGCCTGTCAACTTACATGATTGTTTTGGAAGGTGGATCTAAACCTTTCGCAAAATCAATAAAAAACTAGTGCTGGTAGGCATTTCAGCGATGTTCTGGGCGGTGTGGAAATGTAGAAATGATATTATCTTTGATAGAAAGAAACATCATGATACTTTGACTGTAGTTTTACTGATGTGCAAATGGATTTCGGATTGGgctattttgcagataaaacaatcAAAGGAAAGAATGCTGATGCTGGGGGCAAGGCTGGTAGTGCAGGTTGCAAGTGAAGTGTATCGCACGACACAAGGATGGGGACCCGACgttcttagactgggatgctgatgTCCCCCTCCCTGGAGCTCCGACGGTGCTGGCATATTTTGGATAGACTTTAGTTTCTAGTCAAGTTTGGTGATGTGTATGACTCTTTCTGGCCAGCGTGCCACTGTCTTCTAATGCAACTTTTGGTTGTCATGCCTGGTTATGTGCGTCATGTTTTCTACTTTCTATTGAACTAAAACTCATGTTTCTGGTTTCTATAAATGAAATTGGAGGGAAAATCCTCTTTCACTAAAAAAGGAAAGATCCCAAGCACATCTGCTTCACTTACCCGCTCTCTCCACGCGCATCACGAATCATCGAGAGGTTCGGCCCTGCTAATCTTCTACTTGCATGGAATGGAACAACGAAAGTGTCCATGCCTCGCATCAACGTTGTTGCGCCTGTGTACCCAGTAGTTGACTCGGTTTCAGGACTGGTTTCAGCAGCGACATACAACAATGTTCTGTTTTGCCGGGTCCAATCCACACACTGATGTACGTCTGAGATTGAGTATCCACAACACCTCGAatgagtactccctctgtaaagaaatacaaCAAAGGGAGTGCTTATAAGATTTCTTTGGAGACGGAGTACTAAACAATCACATGATAACGATGATACTCATATAAACAGTGAAAACCCATGGAATATTTACAGATGCTATATAACAATTAGCCCTGCAATTAGCGGATGCTTACTTTTGCTTGGGCATTGCATTCCATCACGCTAGGGTGTCGAGCAGGTGACGGACGGTGGTGGTGGTTCATTGGGGTGGAATATTGGAAAGGTTATATTTATTTTTTTGACACAAGTATTTAGTTTTTTTAGACAAACATTTAGTTTGTGTGTGTGACCAAACTTGTTGCATCAACAAAAAAACTTGCTGGACGGGCGGGCCGTGTATCTGGAAGGTTGGCTGTCACACACACCAGCGTATACTGGACCGGGCCTGGAGAATCCCAAAACGTGCTTCCTTTTTTACTTGCTCACGCAATAACGACGGGCCAACGCAAAGCCGGCGTCGGAAAAAGAATCTTCGTGGGGTGCCCGGCCCGCCCGCGTGTCCCACTCGCCGGGAAAACGGCCGCCTTGGCGCGCCTCTGCTTCGACTACGAAATACGGTGTACGTATTCGACCAGTCGCCACCCGTCGTTGTGGCAGGGTGTATAGTCATCCGTGTACGTACGGACGGAGGACGACAGAGATTTTCTTGCACGTGCCGTGGATAAGGAGCCGGCGCAGCAGGTCCTCTCGCTCCCTTACGCGACAAGCAGGGAATCCCGCGCGGTCGAATCGAAATTTGGACGCACCATTGCAAATTGCAATCGTACTCAAATTTACAGTGCAAACATTCAGCTGCAATGTGAAAACGCCCATGCTGAGCATCTCTCCAATCACTTGCAATGTATATACTCTCGCTATCAATCAAGCGCCGAAAGCGATTTACACGATCAGAAGTTCAGAATTACTGTACAGTGCAAAACATGAAACACGCAAGGAGTGGTCGGGAAGGAAAGAACCTCTTGAAAAAATCTGGCACGTACGTCCATCGCTGCCCTGCGAGCACAGGAGCTGGCATCTGCCTATTTAAGCCTCGTTCATCAGCCCTTCTGCTCGCGTCAGCAGACGAACACGTACGCTTTGCTACTAAAGTTTGCGCCTAGCTAGCTAGCTCAAACCATGTCCAAGGAGGAGGTGATCGCCGGCGGCGACACGGCCGACGTGGCCGCGGAGAAGGCGCCCTACTGGGACCCGCCGCCGGCCCCGCTGCTGGACACGAGCGAGCTGACCCGGTGGTCGCTGTACCGCGCGGTCATCGCCGAGTTCGTGGCCACGCTCATCTTCCTCTACGTCAGCCTCGCCACCGTCATCGGCTACAAGAGCCAGTCCGCCGCCCAGCCGGGCACCGGCGTCGGCTACCTCGGCGTCGCCTGGGCCTTCGGCGCCACCATCTTCGTCCTCGTCTACTGCACCGGCGGCGTCTcaggcacgcacgcacgcacgcacatatGCATACGTCCATCTCCCTAGAACAACTTAACCCACACATGGATACGATTCGATACGTGAACTGTCGAGTGTACTGCTGCAGGTGGCCACATCAACCCGGCGGTGACGTTCGGGCTGTTCGTGGGGAGGAAGCTGTCGCTGGTGCGCACGGTGCTGTACATCGTGGCGCAGTGCCTCGGCGCCATCTGCGGCGCGGGCATGGTGAAGGGGATCGCGGGGGCCAGCTACGAGACCCTCGGCGGCGGCGCGAACTCGGTGGCCGACGGCGTCTCGGTGGGGGCGGGGCTCGGCGCGGAGATCGCCGGCACGTTCGTGCTGGTGTACACCGTGCTCTCCGCCACCGACCCCAAGCGCACCGCGCGCGACTCCTTCATCCCCGTGCTGGTGCCGCTGCCCATCGGCTTCGCCGTGTTCATCGTGCACCTGGCCACCATACCCATCACCGGCACCGGCATCAACCCGGCCAGGAGCCTCGGCGCCGCCGTCATGTACAACCAGCACAAGGCATGGAAGGACCACGTAAGTAAAAAAAATCACGATGTCCATGCGTACCGCGTACGGATGAACGTTCGTATACTCATCTTATTGGTTTCTTTTGTTGCATGCAGTGGATATTCTGGGTGGGGCCGCTCCTCGGCGCGACGGTGGCTGCGTTGTACCACCGGTTCGTGCTGCGCGGCGAGGCCGCCAAGGCGCTGGGCTCGTTCAGGAGCACCGGCGCCGCCACCGCACGAACCTAATCATCAAATATACTGCGTGTGATCGGTCGAAGCTCGTTCATGCATATCCTGGCTCTAATTTAATTTGGTTGGCTATATGTAACTATATGTTCGTGATGTATGCCTCGATCGTGAAATTGTATTGTGTTGAACCCTGTAGCTTTGCatgggcatgcatgcatgtggcgtCTGTATTTGTTTCTTCCACTTTTGCGCGTCTGTATTTGTTTCTTCCACTTTTGCGCGTCTGTACTTGATTAATTTGCCCAGCTGTGTGAGGTTGTCCGTGAATAATTACCACCCAAGAAAACAATTTGACTAGCTAATATGTACTGGAttcccacacaagaaagaaagaatGTGTAATCTGAATAACtactaagggtgtgtttggtttcatCCAATGGAACGACATCGGTCCGACCTCTGTTCGCGTCCCGCGTTTGGATGGATTACGAATTGGAACCCACTGTTCTTCGAAAGAGAATATTCCATCAATATCTGGAACACACTCGTTTCTTCAATTTGGTGGATCTACGTGGAACGGCCTCTCACTCTCACCTCTCTCCTGACGCACTTGCCCCCAACCCCTGTCCATCTCAATCGCTGCTCCTACTCTCCCGTCTCCACCGAGTCTGGCGGTTCTCCTCACTAATCTTTCCTGCCTGGGGTCGTCACCACTCTCATCCCTGCCGCCCTCTCTCCCTATTGAAGTTGTAGCAGCGCCGCACCACATATCTGGTCATAGGAGACGAGCGGTTGCGTTGTACCTTGTGCTATGGAGGGTGCGGCAGTGACTTGATCTATGGGATGCATGGGCGGTGGCGACCATGCGAACAAAGTCCTTCCTAGTGCAGGGCCGTAGCGGCCTGATCTGCCAGAGGAGGAGGACGCGATTTTCCGATATAACTGGCAGGAGCCACTTCCTTCATGTTGTTCCTTTATGCCTTTACTCAATGTGAATGAGCTAGTTGTTATTTTTGTTTATAGTTATGTTTTGATCAAAGAGGATATAGTCGTATCAATTGGTGTTTGTTTCATCTTCAATCACTGTAAATGTCCGAGAAAATGCAAATTGAGATTTTTTTTTAGATATGGGCCACTTTGTGTATGTTTGTGAGCGGATTTATAAATTACTTATGCTAAAAATACAATTGAAATGCCATATAATTTATCACCATTCCATTACATTCCATCTCGTCAACACTGAAATGTCACCATTCCATTCCACATATTATCTTCAACCCAACACAGGAGCGGAACCGACACATTCTAATGGAATGGAACCATTCCATTCTACTTCGTTccccaaccaaacacaccctaagaacatgacactagtagaaaaagaggcttccatacacccccattagtccccaaaataatcgaaccgcgaccaaaggggtctttagtcgcggttcgggaggagacccgcgaccaactatctgggcccagcgcgctcggtcaacagctggcggacgggaggggctttagtcccggttggactggccaaccaggactaaaggtcctcaggctggcccgaaggcctttagtcgcggttggccNNNNNNNNNNaaaggggtctttagtcgcggttcgggaggagacccgcgaccaactatctgggcccagcgcgctcggtcgacagctggcggacgggaggggctttagtcccggttggcctggccaaccgggactaaaggtcctcaggctggcccgaaggcctttagtcgcggttggccagaccaaccgggattaaaggttagacctttagtcccggttggtctggccaaccgcgactaatggcccgaacctttagtcgcggttggccagaccaaccgggactaaaggttagacctttagtcccggttggtctggccaaccgcgactaaagggatttgaggcctcattttcaaactctaccccccctgtggatcgccttttcagttttagaaaaaacaaaagaaaatgatggaaatgtcaaaaaaataaaataaaataagtttctcatgtgatatgtggtctagttgttgggaaaattaacaaatatgaatttcgactttatttgcaaaatctctttggaaattcttaaaatgggcataacttttgcatacgaactcggatgaaaaaaaatttatatgaaaaatcatctactcgaaaagttacatccgaatttaaccgggggaaccccgttaaacattttcaaaatcctcaaaaacctaacaatggtcaaactgtggtcaaacaatggtcaaactaattattctagaatattagtgttactaaataattatttcagtttttttttaaaattttggtcaaatctggtcaaactgtggtcaaacagtggtcaaactaagttttccagaaatattagtgttactaaataattattgttttttaaaacaatagtttcaaactcaaacagtgaaatgtgtcacttcatgctcaagctaaattcctgagggttaatagaattgacatcctactattgtcaggaaaacaacaagtgcagacttggaaacgagggagaatagaacccggaagttaagcgtgttcaggctggagtagtgagaggatgggtgaccgtccgggaagttagatgatttggaatgatgatgtgtgattagagattagaggataaattgagcagtgatgaggggtggtgattcgagattagaggttaaaataattcagaaatttgaaaataaaaaaaattaaaaaaattcgcaaaaaaaccaggtttaaacctgcggaggaggcctttagtcccggttagccacgagaaccgggactaaagcctttagtcgcggttcgtaagaggcgcgactaaaggggggggtctttagtcgcgcatatttagtcccggttgcacagccgggactaaaggcctttgcgaaccgggactaaaggccttttttctaccagtgtgagCTAGTTGGAGAGTGAATTTTCTATCATACATGTGATATATTGTGCATGCATCCACAGTTAATTGTTGCTATGAGATCCGTGCTATGTTTTTTCGGTTTTTGACAAAAAATAATCTTGTTTTAAAGTATTACATattgtttcattttttttcttgCTTCCAAGTGTATGTCATCTTAGGTGTAGTCTTGTTTGTTAGTGCACAACGAAATGTAGATACAATTTGAAAGAGGACTACgtagatgtgtgtgtgtgttgcaacAGAGACCTACAAATTCATATGGTTTgacatcatcactacaaaaaaatacacttccgtgatcatacgtgtttgtcacagtaggtcacgttttctgtcatgcatgtatatccatgaaaaatttatgacagaatcaagatagtcatacctgtgctgtcgtagaaatgttccatgacattaccaaaattatcatcacggaagtgtccacttccatgacgataaatcgcgcgtcacagaagtgctttcatcaagggtgaccgacacgtggcatccaccgtaacggaacgccgttaagctatcgggtccggttttggatccgataacccgttaacagccccgatcaatggggattttccacgtgtaaaagcatcattggctggaggaaacacgtgtcggctcaccgttgggacagatgtcatccactcattggacccaaagcgcctataatacgtcgacacgtggcacgggccaacagaggcccatataggttaaaaaggccggcccagtcaaaggcccatagtacttactcaggtactagtgggccagcccaataatggcctgcttaataaaggcccatttatggctcgaagccagatctggcccgttaattgttcgccgaatatttgggcccatttacggcccgaagccagatctagcccgttaattgttcggcgaatatttgggcccaattacagcctagtgactttcggcctgttagaggcccgatgtagacatgggcccatttcagcccggtgtgactttcggcctgggaatggcccgtgctgcccattggccatatatggtccgacgggacatcgggcccactaacggcccgtgataaaggtggcaacagtaaagcccaacgtgactttgggcctgttaaaggcctgtcgcataattcggcccgttgatgtctgtactaagctttcggcctcttaaaggcccatgatatcagtgggccaactaaggcccgagatatgttttggcctggtaactgcccgtgatataactgggcccaaaaaggcccggtttacatttcagcctgctgaaggcccgtcgacgactagtgaaaattgaggctcaatatgcatttcggcctgctaaaggcccatggtttcatttgggccgtaacaggccagtacaatattcatcctgttaatggcccaacgctacctgagccaaactaagcgctgggtccataaaaggcccaactaaaatataggccggtgtaagttgtgggcctcgcgcaaagtgtgaaggccccaatcattcggccCAAGAATGATGCAgaccggcccaattgtggcccgctaaacaccaggcccgttagaggcgaatgtttcggcccggtcgactacatctgatttttttcagatagcgaatgatggaagtaactagtaggaattaagaacaaacctactctatacaataaagaaattacggcatagtaactaagaataaacctacactatacaataaaggatttatggtatattacatccattgggcatcgaagttcgccaccagtgatcataaagcgcaacgaagaagcagattacaaaaactgggcaccattgcagcgtaacaaaataatactgaaccgagaccacttccaagatagttcaagaaaggttagccttgcgcgggaactgctgtgcaagctgctgagcaaggctgtgagaccggcctagcatctcggtcatagcttccaggtgtagctgtttagcgatgaggttctcattggtgttcttcgcaatctttcttagagataggacttcaagtcgaagttgagttgcagaatgcctttctgctagaacttgggactgaagaagtcgaactgattcagacaacgaattttgtgagcttgtctgactgctagtctcaagtaacttgaacactacatcaagacaagactttggggttgtctcgctatcttcaagatgttttgccttctttgctgcaatatatgttgggtttgtcgcacagccttcagcagacttgtgcatgccatcaggcatatcaccctgaaacaaagcagagagatgacaggttttgcacgtgtataaacaaagatgataactgtgatgTCAATTCCAtgcaatttcaaattagaaaataaagagtaagttcaaaatatcaatagcataatttggcatagTTCATAATGCGGgaagcttcaccacactactggattgccatgtcaacataacaagcatagatgaagggcaaagaaaatcattgtatctattttggttaatgtgcatggcatgttgttcatatcatcatccacatcagtaagataaaacaacagatgacaaggtgcaaacgtgggctgcttcaccacacactggattatagatccacaaaaacaagcatacatatagggagtattgagtaatgtgcatggtatgaataaggaatttcgttttacaagtaaaacatagaacttacggttcttgcgaacatgcattttggtagaaacaacaaactaaacagcagtaaacgatagggagtatgagtaaattaaacagcagttgaggataaaggctttagaaggactgacttacattaacagttaacaccggctttataatgcccttctccatgtcaagggaaggataactcaagaatttcagcacataatcttcttcataagcattgcctgtactctacattttgtagagagtaattatagatatgataatactggaagggatagaggataatgaagataagatgcagactgatgctacataatcaactaccaatccctggaagtacaagcattacaggacaaaatgtactgacaagagcaatgggctacacttctgcactggcattgtctgtgtattctactttttggtaagattaaatatagatctgatctttttttagtaaatggtgggcgagggagataagatgcagaatgctacacaatgaaccaatccctcttcccataatacaagagtgttttgaacactggtaaACTGTACAacacgttcttatattatgggacggagggagtagctgttaatatAAGTACAgtcatagacgacgttcagtccttacaagaggactacagagctaaacctcttagaaagcattgggttgattctaaatttatgtaagagtccatacggatcttataatgtccaccaaatggacgataacgaggctaacatgtgcagtgatgctacataatcaaatagctatgaaagtaagtatggtcatacagggcaagaggtactcacaagagcaatgcagtgtgcagtatagttgcaagattctgcggtcccttgagaacaaatgttctcctgctaacagttttcgtacaagtgagatgttaaggcaaatgcagaaatgtagttcaaattgtgatgtgatatcatagatagtaccttacgctgcagccgagaccaatgtgtaacaagattattccagtcaccgtcggataaatgtagcaccgaagactttacagaaatttcatttagaggcttgccatcgaagtgcgcttgcctcaggtaggaacgatacttcatgaacgagtgcttgaaaagcgcaaccgacccttgctcgtcttcacaatctagtttggtcctcgcccatttaaaagaatgaaatcttgtgtcttctgtgagCAGAAACATAtccagtaatgaccatgaataacattagtacattacttacgcgtaagttgcagaggaagactggaaattgttctgtgtctacggtataatctttccatgaaggaaagatgcgcacaaagttcctgacaacaatataagctttgtcttctaaactgggaagaaatggaacaggggtcctatttgctgcaattggggctctctctggtgcgaaaagggatttggcaactggatttggtgtactctttgctggaatgggggttttgcgtcgtagagctggtgctatgtcaactggcataatcataatgtttgctgcagttggggtctgctgagttggggcatcagaaatgaccagtgtagtagggctagagtctgctagagttggggtgttttgtgggtcaggtgatattgcaactacacctaatgggctatttgatttatcaggtgccactaccttttccaaatactttgcttgcactcctccacgatcagcaatcgccctcttccttttgaacgtctaatacacaagaacatcatttgaatggataaatatggtatgatgactgatggaatatgtactgaaaatggataggcaggccgtattcacatacatgatgtgtaaactaagctaattgcagttcaacaaagtagaagcaatgcaaagcatcagttgcaagatatgtgcgacaaatataaccttggaaagttagagcaagcaccttgatgggtgaataagatagggcatcttcctctgactcctccactagggagctagattgacttaggtctccctctagctcagaatcactgctaggatcatattctgagcatgaatctgtaggtggagagcgtttgcattgcattgcatccagacttgatttcagtccattaatgccaagtttgacaaccatggcattgttctgctttattcttttcatgcgcgcaagctcataatcattatgatgctgttcagaatttgagattcatgaaaacataaaaagtagtcagattatctatggaatgcattgcagattcaactcgaagagtgtctccctataaacccctgcatatgcaaagttcaccccccaaccgtgctgaccagagcacacacagaaatacaaaccccttatgtctctataacaggcagacacacatttcaaaactgaagtaggaacattagaattatatgaaagtcgtaattgaacaaataaactagggaattatgagtggcataatgtttagcttcaagggtggagtgttggtagtgcgacacaaagcaagtaggcagattgtattccctgtaaaagatcgaagcctatgtaaaagctggaaatgacactttctttctatacaatgtagtgttcg
This window of the Triticum aestivum cultivar Chinese Spring chromosome 5D, IWGSC CS RefSeq v2.1, whole genome shotgun sequence genome carries:
- the LOC123122408 gene encoding probable aquaporin PIP2-7, whose amino-acid sequence is MSKEEVIAGGDTADVAAEKAPYWDPPPAPLLDTSELTRWSLYRAVIAEFVATLIFLYVSLATVIGYKSQSAAQPGTGVGYLGVAWAFGATIFVLVYCTGGVSGGHINPAVTFGLFVGRKLSLVRTVLYIVAQCLGAICGAGMVKGIAGASYETLGGGANSVADGVSVGAGLGAEIAGTFVLVYTVLSATDPKRTARDSFIPVLVPLPIGFAVFIVHLATIPITGTGINPARSLGAAVMYNQHKAWKDHWIFWVGPLLGATVAALYHRFVLRGEAAKALGSFRSTGAATART